A genomic segment from Lutibacter sp. A80 encodes:
- a CDS encoding IS3 family transposase, producing MLGVNRQVYYRSIKSRLHKQTVAQKVIVLVRDIRMLMPRLGGKKLYFLLKDKLSLLKVGRDKLFRILKANHMLIIPKRSYHITTDSHHRFRKHRNLVSSMDIEGPESVWVSDITYIGTRTNPSYLALITDAYSKKIVGYDVSKSLSMDGSLRALEMAINNRKYKESPLIHHSDRGLQYCSNEYQRLLENNEIKPSMTEKYDPYENAVAERINGILKQEFSVAQKIQDFKVKKKLVKNAIEIYNNIRPHLSNEMLTPIQMHAQKKIKPKQYKSKKLNNDVIIQL from the coding sequence TTGCTCGGGGTAAACAGACAGGTTTACTATAGATCCATAAAATCAAGACTTCATAAACAAACTGTAGCACAAAAAGTTATCGTTTTGGTTCGTGATATTCGGATGCTAATGCCAAGATTGGGTGGTAAGAAATTATACTTTCTGTTAAAGGATAAATTATCACTATTAAAAGTAGGAAGAGATAAATTGTTTAGAATACTAAAAGCTAACCATATGTTAATAATACCTAAAAGAAGCTACCACATAACTACAGACTCTCATCATAGATTTAGAAAGCACAGAAACCTTGTCAGCTCAATGGATATAGAAGGGCCTGAATCAGTTTGGGTGAGTGATATTACATATATCGGAACGAGAACCAACCCTTCGTATCTGGCATTAATCACAGATGCTTATTCTAAAAAGATTGTAGGATATGATGTGTCAAAATCTTTATCAATGGATGGTTCATTGAGGGCATTGGAAATGGCTATAAATAATAGAAAATACAAAGAAAGTCCATTAATACATCACTCTGATAGAGGGTTGCAATATTGCTCGAATGAATATCAAAGACTATTAGAAAACAATGAGATTAAGCCTAGTATGACTGAAAAATATGATCCATATGAAAATGCAGTTGCAGAGCGAATAAATGGAATTTTAAAACAGGAATTTAGTGTAGCACAGAAGATTCAAGATTTTAAAGTAAAGAAGAAACTGGTCAAAAATGCAATAGAAATATACAACAATATAAGACCTCATTTATCTAACGAAATGCTAACACCAATACAAATGCACGCACAAAAAAAAATTAAACCAAAACAATACAAATCAAAAAAGCTGAACAATGATGTCATTATTCAGCTTTAA